One window from the genome of Acinetobacter lanii encodes:
- a CDS encoding transporter, protein MTKLKQLGVMCIACMGMQAMAADFSFDRPGTGFSTGITPVGKLAWEQALPTASYTESSAEDGAKVKTWNLNADMLFRTGIGKNTELQLGWQGPAWTQSKVHGHSTDDDGVGDITVGIKHAIDLQDEKLTWAVLAQALIATGDGQFTEDEEIYTLGSSVDYAFNDTVNTGISMFYEVQDGDWAITAVPTLGYKIKGNLSGYSELVYRKQEHQDNEYALGTGLIYALNDRVQFDASVGVNLEGQDKSYKGGLGAAFLF, encoded by the coding sequence ATGACAAAATTAAAACAACTGGGTGTAATGTGTATCGCATGCATGGGTATGCAAGCGATGGCAGCAGACTTTTCCTTTGACCGTCCAGGTACAGGTTTTAGTACAGGTATTACCCCTGTTGGCAAATTGGCATGGGAACAAGCTTTACCCACGGCAAGCTATACCGAGTCAAGCGCGGAAGATGGTGCCAAGGTCAAAACTTGGAACTTAAACGCCGACATGCTGTTCCGCACTGGGATTGGCAAGAACACGGAACTGCAACTGGGCTGGCAAGGTCCAGCATGGACCCAAAGCAAAGTTCATGGTCATAGTACCGATGATGATGGTGTCGGTGACATCACCGTTGGGATCAAACATGCGATTGATCTACAAGATGAAAAATTGACTTGGGCGGTGTTGGCTCAAGCTTTGATTGCGACAGGTGATGGTCAATTTACTGAAGATGAAGAAATTTATACTTTAGGCTCATCGGTGGATTATGCTTTTAATGATACCGTGAACACCGGTATCAGCATGTTCTATGAAGTCCAAGATGGTGATTGGGCAATTACCGCAGTGCCAACTTTGGGTTATAAAATCAAAGGTAATTTATCAGGCTATTCTGAATTGGTGTATCGCAAACAAGAACATCAAGACAATGAGTATGCTTTGGGCACAGGTTTAATCTATGCTTTGAATGACCGCGTACAATTCGATGCAAGCGTGGGTGTGAATTTAGAAGGACAAGACAAAAGCTACAAAGGTGGCTTGGGTGCGGCATTCTTGTTCTAG